From the Ascaphus truei isolate aAscTru1 chromosome 15, aAscTru1.hap1, whole genome shotgun sequence genome, one window contains:
- the LOC142466424 gene encoding adenosine deaminase-like has translation MDSKCCAFNKPKVELHVHLDGSIKPETILYFAKKRQIKLPADTVEGLLKYISYHEPLSLTEFLAKFDHYMPAIAGDREAVKRIAYEFVEMKAKEGVIYVEVRYSPHFLANSKVDPIPWGQEEGDLTPDEVVNLVNQGLREGERDFCIKARSILCCMRHMPNWSAEVVQLCKKYKNDTVVAIDLAGDESLNSEAYPEHRKAYQKAVKWDIHRTVHAGEVGSAGVVKEAVEVLKAERIGHGYHVIDDTVLYKGLLEKKMHFETCPWSSYLTSACEPDFTKHPVIQFKKDNANYSVSTDDPLIFASTLDTDYSIATKYMGFTDAEFMRVNINAAKSSFLPEKEKKELLNKLHEAYGMVLSTAF, from the exons GTTGAACTTCACGTCCATTTGGATGGAAGCATCAAGCCGGAAACAATTCTATATTTCGCTAA GAAAAGACAAATTAAGCTCCCCGCGGACACCGTTGAAGGACTTCTAAAGTATATTTCTTACCACGAACCTCTCAGTCTCACGGAATTCCTCGCCAAATTCGATCACTATATGCCGGCAATCGC CGGCGACAGAGAAGCCGTGAAAAGAATCGCCTACGAGTTTGTTGAGATGAAGGCCAAGGAAGGGGTGATTTACGTGGAGGTCCGGTACAGCCCCCACTTCTTGGCCAACTCCAAAGTGGACCCTATCCCCTGGGGGCAGGAAGA GGGCGACCTCACGCCGGACGAGGTGGTTAATCTGGTTAACCAGGGATTACGCGAAGGAGAGAGAGATTTCTGCATCAAAGCCAGGTCTATTCTATGCTGCATGCGTCACATGCCAA ATTGGTCGGCGGAGGTCGTGCAGCTCTGTAAGAAGTACAAAAACGACACCGTTGTCGCCATAGATTTGGCTGGAGATGAGTCGCTGAACTCTGAAGCTTACCCAGAACATAGGAAGGCGTATCAG aaagCCGTGAAATGGGACATCCATCGAACTGTCCACGCGGGAGAAGTGGGATCAGCCGGTGTGGTTAAGGAG GCAGTTGAGGTGCTGAAGGCGGAGAGAATTGGACATGGCTACCATGTCATCGATGACACCGTCCTGTATAAGGGGCTGCTGGAGAAGAAGATGCATTTTGAG ACGTGTCCGTGGTCCAGTTATCTCACCAGCGCGTGCGAGCCGGATTTCACTAAACACCCCGTCATACA ATTTAAGAAAGACAACGCCAATTACTCCGTGAGCACGGACGACCCCCTGATATTTGCATCCACGCTGGACACGGACTATTCCATCGCCACTAAATACATGGGTTTTACAGACGCGGAGTTTATGAGAGTG AACATTAATGCTGCGAAATCGAGCTTCCTACCGGAGAAGGAGAAGAAAGAACTTCTGAATAAACTGCACGAAGCTTACGGAATGGTTCTATCCACCGCATTCTGA